One window of the Candidatus Eremiobacteraceae bacterium genome contains the following:
- a CDS encoding nucleotide sugar dehydrogenase, with protein MKVTVLGLGYIGLPTASMLALAGHRVFGYDVNVAMRAQLRAGAGHIAETEVRDIVAKALASGNLSIVDDLTAADAYIICVPTPNTSDGRPDLSYVQSAAKAVAPLLHGGELVILESTVPPGTLERTVVPAMRAASVDPDSIFLAHCPERVIPGAIVRELKENGRIIGGRRPEDASRAKALYASFVDGELIETDSTTAELVKVVENTFRDVNIALANELAVLCEDLEVDAWEVIRLANKHPRVDILNPGPGVGGHCIPIDPQFLADAHPFATELIQTARRVNARMPNHIVRRVRDHVPSGEHRKIALLGASYKADVDDSRESPSEKLVALFEELDYETAVFDPIARGFKHGLYPSLEAAVEGADAVVLVVGHRIFQKLDPVDIGPRMRSRLLVDARKFFDATQWSDAGFTVETLGDGRSRTKPMLATNGRH; from the coding sequence ATGAAAGTCACCGTCCTGGGGCTTGGCTACATCGGTCTGCCCACCGCATCGATGTTGGCGCTCGCAGGTCATCGCGTCTTCGGCTACGATGTCAACGTTGCCATGCGCGCGCAGTTGCGGGCCGGCGCGGGTCACATCGCCGAGACCGAAGTCAGAGATATCGTCGCAAAGGCTCTCGCATCCGGAAATCTATCGATCGTCGATGATCTCACCGCTGCAGATGCCTACATCATCTGCGTGCCGACGCCGAACACGTCTGACGGGCGCCCCGATCTTTCATACGTGCAATCCGCCGCTAAGGCCGTCGCGCCGCTCCTGCACGGCGGAGAACTGGTCATCCTCGAATCGACCGTGCCGCCGGGCACGCTCGAGCGCACCGTCGTCCCGGCGATGCGCGCAGCCAGCGTCGATCCGGATTCGATTTTTCTCGCCCATTGCCCGGAGCGCGTCATCCCCGGCGCGATCGTGCGCGAGCTCAAGGAGAACGGACGGATCATCGGCGGCCGCCGGCCCGAAGACGCGAGCAGGGCCAAAGCGCTCTACGCGTCGTTCGTCGATGGCGAGCTGATCGAAACCGACAGCACGACGGCGGAACTCGTCAAGGTCGTCGAAAACACGTTTCGAGATGTGAACATCGCGCTCGCGAACGAGCTCGCGGTGCTATGCGAGGATCTCGAAGTCGACGCGTGGGAAGTCATCAGATTGGCGAACAAGCATCCGCGCGTCGACATCCTGAATCCGGGGCCAGGCGTCGGAGGGCACTGCATCCCGATTGATCCACAATTCCTTGCGGACGCTCATCCGTTTGCGACGGAACTCATCCAAACCGCTCGCCGCGTGAACGCCCGTATGCCGAATCACATCGTGCGCCGGGTCAGGGATCACGTGCCGAGCGGGGAGCATCGCAAGATCGCGTTGCTCGGCGCATCATATAAGGCCGACGTGGACGATTCGCGTGAAAGCCCGTCGGAAAAACTGGTCGCGCTCTTCGAAGAGCTCGATTACGAGACCGCGGTCTTCGATCCCATCGCACGCGGCTTCAAACATGGACTGTACCCGAGCCTCGAAGCTGCGGTCGAAGGTGCGGACGCGGTCGTGCTTGTCGTGGGTCACCGCATCTTTCAGAAGCTGGACCCGGTCGACATCGGACCTCGTATGCGCAGCCGCCTCCTTGTCGACGCTCGCAAATTCTTTGATGCTACACAATGGTCGGACGCCGGATTCACTGTCGAAACGCTCGGCGACGGACGAAGCCGCACCAAACCG